A stretch of the Candidatus Methylomirabilota bacterium genome encodes the following:
- a CDS encoding GAF domain-containing protein, whose product MTQVLPSPSEQGQLRALLDTIKRITALTPPEVLLGTIADAAARLLGFETGGFRLVEGDELVIAGQWGDPAMLRPRIKIGESLTGRVALTGEAMVVTDLPNDPRLDPLHQEADRRHGYRMYIGVPLRIGSRVTGVLALRSRAQRAISADELAVVQAFADHAAIALENARLYAVAQHQRQRAEALTEIAGDVSAALDRNTVLQRVVEHARRLCRADLVTLALYEPGGTEAAVVAKTGHLTDVYDRMVFRPGLGLGGAVLATRVPVTSADRLTDPRWDPDEAARVEGLRSTAAVPILAGATLLGVLWVHRRTVEPFEPADVSTIEALARHAAIAIQNAALYETAQARAAEVQVLRRIGLTLSRSLDLPRVLQDIVEAARAGTGSDAAFCALVDPTALNVETVASTGALTTLFARYRIQPGQGIGGWFLLHKRPFRTEDYLADPRFVHAFDDAARAERIVANLGVPILNQDQVIGLLWVVNRTRQPFTERDEAFLTGLGDHAAVAIMNARAHAERQRALEELQASQDRLVKTERLRALGEMASGVAHDFNNLLAVILGRVQLLLMRADDPELRRGLSMIERAATDAAQTVRRIQEFTRTRQTRPFGPVDLAHVVREALELTKGRWKDEAQVRGVTYAVVMELGAVPAVAGQAAELREVVINLVLNAVDAMPDGGTIHVSVHAENGSVVTRVRDSGHGMTPEVRARVFEPFFTTKGPRSTGLGLAVAYGIIQRHGGRIEVESTAGSGAAFTITLPVRARRPPDSRGAETTAPAPPARPARVLVVDDEPPVRELIVDVLRSAGHVPLAAEDGAAGLALAADGTLDLALIDLGLPGLSGWDVAARLRAASPELPLVLITGWGDQLDPAALERSGVCQVIAKPFQAEQILRIVAERTGRAAAKGGSS is encoded by the coding sequence GTGACCCAGGTGCTCCCCAGCCCATCCGAGCAGGGCCAGCTCAGGGCCCTCCTCGACACCATCAAGCGCATCACGGCGCTCACGCCGCCCGAGGTGCTCCTCGGCACCATCGCGGACGCCGCCGCTCGGCTCCTGGGCTTCGAGACCGGGGGCTTCCGGCTGGTCGAGGGCGACGAGCTCGTGATCGCGGGCCAGTGGGGCGACCCGGCCATGCTGCGGCCCCGCATCAAGATCGGCGAGAGCCTCACCGGCCGGGTGGCACTGACCGGCGAGGCGATGGTCGTCACGGACCTGCCGAACGACCCTCGCCTCGACCCGCTCCACCAGGAGGCCGACCGCCGCCACGGCTACCGGATGTACATCGGCGTGCCGCTTCGAATCGGCTCGCGGGTCACCGGGGTCCTCGCGCTCCGCTCCCGGGCTCAGCGCGCGATCAGCGCCGATGAGCTGGCGGTCGTCCAGGCCTTCGCCGATCACGCGGCCATCGCCCTGGAGAACGCGCGGCTCTACGCCGTCGCCCAGCACCAGCGGCAGCGGGCCGAAGCGCTCACGGAGATCGCCGGGGACGTGTCGGCGGCGCTCGACCGGAACACCGTGCTCCAGCGCGTGGTCGAGCACGCGCGCCGGCTCTGCCGGGCCGACCTCGTCACGCTGGCGCTCTACGAGCCGGGCGGAACCGAGGCAGCGGTCGTCGCCAAGACGGGGCACCTGACGGACGTCTACGACCGGATGGTCTTCCGCCCGGGGCTCGGGCTGGGTGGGGCAGTGCTGGCGACGCGCGTGCCCGTCACGTCGGCCGACCGCCTGACCGACCCACGCTGGGACCCCGACGAGGCGGCCCGGGTCGAAGGGCTCCGCTCGACGGCGGCGGTGCCGATCCTGGCCGGCGCGACGCTGCTCGGCGTCCTCTGGGTTCACCGGCGGACCGTCGAGCCATTCGAGCCGGCCGACGTCAGCACCATCGAGGCGCTGGCTCGCCATGCCGCCATCGCCATCCAGAACGCCGCGCTCTATGAGACGGCGCAGGCGCGGGCGGCCGAGGTGCAGGTGCTTCGGCGCATCGGACTCACCCTCTCCCGCTCGCTCGACCTGCCACGCGTCCTCCAGGACATCGTGGAGGCAGCCCGAGCCGGGACGGGAAGCGACGCCGCCTTCTGCGCCCTGGTGGATCCCACCGCGCTCAACGTCGAGACCGTCGCCTCGACGGGGGCCCTCACCACCTTGTTTGCCCGGTATCGCATCCAGCCCGGGCAAGGCATCGGTGGCTGGTTCCTCCTCCACAAGCGCCCCTTTCGGACCGAGGACTACCTGGCCGATCCCCGGTTCGTCCACGCGTTCGACGACGCCGCCCGGGCCGAGCGCATCGTCGCCAATCTGGGGGTGCCCATCCTGAACCAGGACCAGGTGATCGGCCTGTTGTGGGTCGTCAACCGGACGCGGCAGCCCTTCACCGAGCGGGATGAGGCCTTCCTGACCGGACTGGGGGATCACGCCGCCGTGGCCATCATGAACGCGCGGGCCCACGCCGAGCGCCAGCGCGCCCTGGAGGAGCTCCAGGCGTCTCAGGACCGGCTCGTCAAGACCGAGCGCCTTCGCGCGCTCGGCGAGATGGCCAGCGGCGTCGCCCACGACTTCAACAATCTCCTGGCGGTGATCCTCGGCCGCGTCCAGCTCCTGCTCATGCGCGCCGATGACCCGGAGCTCCGGCGCGGGCTCTCCATGATCGAGCGGGCCGCCACCGACGCCGCCCAGACGGTCCGCCGCATCCAGGAGTTCACCCGCACCCGGCAGACGCGGCCGTTCGGGCCGGTCGACCTCGCGCACGTCGTGCGCGAGGCGCTGGAGCTGACCAAGGGGCGCTGGAAGGACGAAGCCCAGGTGCGCGGCGTGACGTACGCGGTCGTCATGGAGCTCGGCGCCGTCCCCGCGGTGGCGGGCCAGGCGGCGGAGTTGCGCGAGGTCGTCATCAATCTCGTCCTCAACGCCGTCGACGCCATGCCGGACGGCGGGACGATCCACGTGAGCGTTCACGCCGAGAACGGAAGCGTGGTGACGCGGGTCCGCGACTCCGGGCACGGCATGACCCCCGAAGTCCGGGCCCGAGTGTTCGAGCCCTTCTTCACGACCAAGGGCCCGCGCAGCACCGGCCTCGGGCTCGCGGTCGCCTACGGGATCATCCAGCGCCACGGAGGCCGGATCGAGGTCGAGAGCACGGCGGGGTCCGGAGCCGCCTTCACCATCACGTTGCCCGTCCGGGCCCGGCGCCCGCCCGACTCCCGGGGGGCCGAGACGACGGCGCCAGCGCCACCCGCCCGGCCCGCCCGCGTCCTCGTCGTCGACGACGAGCCGCCGGTGCGCGAGCTCATCGTGGACGTCCTCCGCTCGGCCGGCCACGTCCCGCTGGCCGCCGAGGACGGAGCGGCCGGCCTCGCGCTGGCCGCCGACGGGACGCTCGATCTGGCGCTCATCGACCTGGGGTTGCCCGGGTTATCCGGCTGGGACGTGGCCGCCCGTCTCCGGGCCGCCTCCCCCGAGCTTCCGCTGGTTCTCATCACTGGCTGGGGCGATCAGCTCGACCCGGCCGCGCTCGAGCGGAGCGGCGTCTGCCAGGTCATCGCCAAGCCGTTTCAGGCTGAGCAGATCCTGCGAATCGTCGCGGAGCGGACGGGTCGCGCCGCGGCGAAGGGCGGAAGCAGCTAG